AAGCAATATCATTTGTACCATAAGCAATCGTTCAAAGTAATGCAAGTTTTGAACAGCTACTTTTTTACTTCCTGCAGCAGCTAGCTGTGCTGCATCGCTAACATCAGCTTCTACTTAAACAGCAATAAGGGGGGACTGGATTTCAGTGGATCTGTTAATACTACAGCTAATCAAAATATGTTGGCAGGCATCTTAAAGTGCATTATTCTTGGAGCAAGATTTTCCTCCAATTCCTGCCTTACGATGAACTGAATATTTACTCACAAAATGTTGAAGTATTTCTGCTGAACATttgctaaataattttgttaacatATTGTTTACAAGTGTTAAAGAAACATCTATTCAAGTTACCAGGTGACGGATAAGGATGAAGGTGAAAATGGGGTTTGGTTGAGGATCCAAACACACATACTGTACCTCAGATCGATCGCAGGCAGGGCAGGAAGGGGTGGCTCTCTGTTGCCATAGAGGCAGGACATTGGCGTTTGATGCTGTTACTAGGCAGGATAAGCTGCTTCTGAATGAGGTGAGAGGACATGGCCCGTGAGCTGTGGACGGTAAACAACACCCAATACTCAGTTTGAGTGATCCATAAATGTGTTGATACTTCTGACTGTTTGAAGAGAACTTTCACCTTTTCTTACAAATTATGTAGCCTACAAAAAAGCTGTGCACATATAATTTGACAACTTCACTTTTTCTGTTAGTACACAACCTCATGGGTAGGTTATTAAGGGCTTTTCTGcctatttttaatattcagatttaatttgaGCCAACAGGTGTCTTTCTGTCTACAAAAATGAGGAAGCATTGCTCGTAGTGTTGTCGTGCTACCTCATTAAATTGAAGTCCAGTTAAAGTCTGACCTTGAGCTTAAATGAAAGTCACAAAGAATACTTACTGCGAAACGCAAAAGTATATCTCCGGCTATGATGTCAATTCaggacaacaaaaaacaaaaacacgtcACAGATGTAAACAAGGTAGCCATCTTAACCAAGCTCTACCGCCACCAAGTGAGCTATGACGGTACTTCTTTTTCAATCAGAAAAGCTGCCCACTGGCTCCCTCTATTGGCAAAGAAACAGtatcgttttttgttttgtcttcttttttactCCGAATTGGAAAAGGCGGAAGTTCttaacatatatatttttctgttgctgcagaAAACAGGATCAACAAGTAAACATCTGAtaatagacatttaaaaaatatacccCCAACTTTATGTAATTTGCATCTTACTATGGCACTGCAGATGGGGCACATAATTATTAAAGTCAATCTAAAATGCtctgtctggttctgttttgATTGAATCAAAAGGACAGATAGTCCATGGTGCTGGTCTCTGTCACTGCAGTATTACTCAACCTTTGATGGTGATATGATGGACCAGCAGCACCATGGACAGAGCATCTGTAAATCAACAGAGTGGTCGCTGTGTtttttcagcaccatggacagcatCATACGTCCTGCCCCCACCACTGACAGCAATTTGCTACGCCTCGGGCATAAAACTTCACACATCCCCAGCAGCATCCACATAAAAAGACAACTGTGgtccctttttgttttattgcacacTTTAATCATGTTGTAAACTTCACAGTAACAATGCAAGAGCAGGAAACAGAAGCAAACCACTGTGCAGTGCAGCTCAATAgctcttcaaaaatatttataggtatttacacagaaaatatcaaaaacatgaaacagtgcCCCATGGATATACCTGTGTGTGGATGAGGCATTTAGTTTCTTGTTTTCGCCCAGAAGCACTTCTTTTAAGTCGACTTCACACCGCTTGTAGCTCTGGGAATCCTGTTAATACTGCCAACCCAAACACATTCAAGTACTGTAGTTCTGGCATTGCACAAGTACTGGGTTAGCCAATACACTGGACTCTtagaaggagaagaaggaaaCAAATACAATTGCACTGGCAACGCTTGCACAACTTAATCTCTAAAATTGTATAATCTGAACAGAAATGTGTGATCAAATAGAATGACAGTCTCTCAATGCCAAACAATTACAAAGAATAATAGCAATGCATGATGCTGCCCATACTTTCCTAATCTTAGAGAGTACATTCAGGAACCTCTCCGAACTTGCCAAACACTGTCCTGAAAAATACTATTTGCTGTACTAGAAATTACTTGGTTCTTCCAACTTACTGTATTAGAAGCTGACTTGTAATTTGGTACTTTCCAGGTTCCAAAACTTTCATGGAACCTGGTAATTGTATTTGAAAGGTTTGATGAAAGTTCTGGGACAGTTACAGGAATACCCAGTCAAGGTTTTGTTAGAAGTCACCCCACAATAAAGCCTAATTCCTACAGGTCTGCAGTAAAATGTACGAAAGAAATCAGTAAGTCTCACGAAAGCTCCAGAAAGTACCTTGTATGTTCCTGAAGAAACATGGTCAAAAAAAATCATGAGAGCTCCTTCAAGTATCTAGAAATGTCAATGGAAGATCAATGAGAGTACCTGATACATGATGGGAAGGTCCTCTGAAAGATTCAGAAAGTTCCAGGTAAGTtctgaaaatttacttttaagttCTGTTAGTTGTTTTAGCTAAAGTATTTATGATGAAATCTGTATTTTCCAGTTTCTTAAGCAAAAGTACAATATATAAGGAATGACAGCAAAGTATTCCCTTTTTGGCGCaccaaataaataatgaaaaaaagaccACCAAAGCTTACTAAGCCAAAAAatatacaggaaaaatgacagGGAGGTTGAGATTATATCTAAGATGATAACACAAACTTAGGACCTGTTTGTTATTAGTTAAAGATTGTATTCCagaaatttctctgtttttgctaaatttattttttcatgttttatgttgtttgctTTCTGCATGTAGCgcaggataaataaaataaggaaaaatctgaacaacaaaataacaagaaaaataaagtcaaaattcttacTGTACTACAGTGTAAAATACAAACGTAATCTGTGATTTATACTTTTCAGAAGTAAGTAGTAATATCCAGCTTGTTCTTCTGTAAGTCTGTGCCAAGGGAAATAAAGCTTACAAACGCATGTTTTTACACACCCATGTTCTCCTGGCTACAAGATGTTAGTTTCCAGGCATGTCATAGTTTTTGGAACATtcactaaaaacaataaatcttgcTTAGCTTCTAACAAAGTCTTCTGATATATCGTGATAAATGATAAAGCTTATATTGTCTGACTATATGCCCttcagtcagtcagtgtgtTGCATTTGgttatgtatttataaaaacacataaaacataccaggacaaaaaaaaatcaaaacactgcAGGAGATCCTCTATGtctcaaacaaaagaaattatggCTGTATATGACAAATATAAAGCCTccacatgaacatgtttttttttaaattattaatattattataatttttctatataaacaCACCTAAAAGCACTTTCTATAGAGGCAATGACGGCAGTCTTGGAATTCACTGAATTCAGCTTGATTTCAGGGGTGAGATTTTTGGTCCAATCCCAACAGGTAAACAGCCAAACGCTGCATGGTGTCCATGTTGTCACCCTGGAGGATTCTCGCCCCCACTACCTGTGGGCTGGGCCCCTGTGAGTGGCCGTGTCCCCAGAAAGGTCCTCCTCCACAACGTTAACATAACCTTCTTTATCTATGCAGCCcgtcagaacctgcagaaccagCCGGAGCCTCCGATCCATGGCAAGCAGGTGAGGCTGGATCAGGACAGGGGACAGGCGGTCTCGCAGCAGAGACTCCTCCATCAGGGAACTCAGCTGGTACTCCTCTTTGGCCAGCAGCTGCAGACGCAGGTGAGTGGACTTCCTGACCctgaagcaaatgaaaaaaaaaaactatacatccagatttttattgtgACCCTATTAAATCTATTTGAAtttagttaattaaattaaaccagCTGAAAATTTAAAAGTGACACTAAATCATCATTATTAACTGGAGCTTCTTATCGCATGTGTAAGCAGgttttttttgacaacttttGCTGGAATAACTAACCGTTTAccatggggggaaaaaaaaaacaaaacaaggtttgGATAAATGGGAACAAACTGTATAGTAGGAAAAGattcctgaaagaaaaccaatGTCATTGTCTCCATTCAGAGATATTTGCTAAGTCATGTGGCTGAGAGGTTGCTGTTTAGGTTCCACTGGTTGgcacaagattttaaaaaaagtcttccGATGAAATTGCAGTCACTATGGCAAGTTGTTAATTggaattaaacaataaaaaaaataaattatctggAAATCATGATCAGAAAAATTAAGATGTGAAGAGATTGCAAAACCCTGGATTGCACAAAGTAAACGGAAAGACGATTACTTTGAATAGTTTCCAGCAATAGTGATAACAGGCTAACtacataaagtaaaatataggATACATTTACAACATCCCTTACAAAGTCTTGATCTGAACTACTTTGTGTCCAACAATCAACCTGACACCATATGGAAATCTATCACAGAATTAACCACCAATCTGACCTGCAGCACTGGCTGAGCGGTACGAGGATGGACAGCTCATCATGCGAGTGTTTTCCAAATCTACAAGCAAaggaaaaacatgtaaaagtgtGATCAGTCACAAGATATTTTCAGTAAGCTCAATATCATTTGAATCAGAGATAAATTAGAATAAGTAAATTACAGTTTCTTGGCCCATTGAagtagttttacattttgtcacattacatttGATGTGCTTTATTAGGAGTTCatgtgatagacaaacacaaagcagtgagcaattgtgaagtaaaatgataatgattttcaaaaagaaaacctacGATCTAATTTCCCATCAACTTTAACCAGCCGCCTTGTAGAAATCATTCCCACAATGTGAGAAcgccaccatcatgtttcatAAAGGGGATTAGTGACTGAGTTGGCTAAACACGACTCATTTTTCCAAATGCTTACTCATTCTCTTTATTGTTTCTGTCCCCAGATGGTGGGGAATTAACTAATTATTgttctgtcaacagattctgTGAAAGAGTTTAAGGggcataaatacttttgcaggttGCCTAAAGTATCCTATGCTGCCACCAACCTTGCATTGAGATAGATACGGGTGCAACAAAAAATAGTTGAATGTATTTACCCCCTTCCATTATCGAGGTGAATGATGAAAGTTTCGTTTCCAAACTTCTCAAAAGTTTCATAATGATGACGATCCATGTTGCCTGTATAAAAGCAGAGCGTTACGGTGACAAAACATTTCTCatcttttataataataaatcacGAGTGggatgtctttttaaaaaaatcatctatgaatttaacaaaataattatcaAGCCTTACCCATTAAGAAATCAAAGATGGTCATGTCCATGATGTCCAGCAGTCTGGTGCCACGATCATATGGAGGTGTCTGCTTCACCTCGTCACAATAATCTGGATCCACTTCCCATCTAAAAGCATGTAAAAAGGGAAAAGGTGTTGATAAattgttaaatataatttctaactttcttttttttttttacagaattaaaGACTGTTTAATCATGATAAAACTTGCTCACTCTGCTTTCTTGCGCTTGTGATAGGAGCGTCTCCAGGGGTTTCTCCATGTCTTGCGTTTGGCCAGACTCAGATCAGGTAGGAAAGCTGCTAACGAGCCTTCGATCTGGTCTGGTTTACCGCACAGAGCATGCTCAGTGGAGCAGTAGTAGGAGCATTCGCCGTAGAAGCAGACATTGTTGGCTGAAGAAGGAAAAGGGGAGACAGATTTAGACCtcagagaaaggaaaaggaagGGTTTTAGTCACATTAATGTTAGATCTGTTTGTATGTAATATGAAtgaggagaaaaatgtttgaagtgaattatgagaaaatggtaaaaaggcAGGAtgatgaaaagcaaaataaacctTGGCTCATTTAAGGAAAACCTGCCAATCATTCATAATTGTTCTGtgtaattaaatgcatttaaaaacaacctatttttgtttgtcaacTGAATATGTTTGTTGCATAAAGTGCCataagatgacatttgttgtgaataaacataattaataaCATGAAGTGAATTGAATACAAAGTATTTGCTATGTTTAAATTGATAATCTCTACACCATTCAGAATCTGCTTCatagcaaaaacacaaattattttctCATGCAGTTGTTCAGGCAATAAAGGGCTgaatagattttaaattgtttcatatttccttttacttttaataatacAGACAAAAtctgcttaaaataaataaagaaaaccaaacagaatcaACTGCtttatgtttgacattttatttggaattttttttattattttccaaataaataaaaatgttaaaattttaaaatattaaattcatcATATTTTCAGTTGATTTCTGACCAGATTGTTATTTCCCTTTTGACAAAACGTACCCATAATAATTAGAAAACATCTACAGAAAATGTTATTCAACAGTGATCTTCTAAATGGTttaccttcatttttttttatttgcaaaaactttatttatgttgcCTAATGAGACCATGATTATAATTCCTTCTCAAAGAATTTCACTGATCAACTGTGGACTCACAGTGCCACCATGTGGACAGTTTCTGTCATGCTCTGCTATATTATTTTCAGTACACTCAGTCCTGCACCACTGCTTTGAAGAGCTCAGCAGATTGTCAGACTGACTGGTCGAACTGCTTGCGCTTGCAGTTCACATGCAGCAAAAGTTAAATATGGCTCCTCTGTATTTGTTTCTACTTAACACACCTTCCTACCCATCAAGCTACGGTCAGAGTTTCTACCTGGTGAAATGAAGAAGGTCCTCCACAGCTTCTTGTCTCGCGTCACGTCTCTGATCTCGCTTGTCATGTTGACCAGTCGACCCGCCACAGGAGGCACTCTGCGAAAGTCAAGGATCCTAAAATGACAAAGAtggacaaacaaacatttagagATCATTCGGCTTGATGACAATGTTTGATTGCAGCAAAATCCAGATTTCAAAATTTTGCACCCTAGCTTTGATCTTCAGACACAGCTGGGAGTTCTGTTAAATGATagaatttaaaactaaaatgaaaactaaacgTTTTAGGCATTTACTTtctaattgggattttatttttttttaaaaacaccatTGATTTGACTGCGTGGACATGTGCAGACATCTTTATGTTCATCTAAATAAAGATACCCAACAGCAACCATGAGAAAATCTATCACTACATGTTTGATGTTGATAATACATCATCCTACAacgtttctgtgtttttgctcaAGTTAAACCCAACCCAAAAGGTCATTGAGCATGTTATGGTCTAGTTTTACTGTTTCTCAAAGAGACAGCACAATCAGCAAGATCTCCCAAAAccagacattttcatttcttcctctttaGCTTCATCAAGTTTAACATAAACTCCACAGGTCCAGTCCTTTGTTCTTGTTCCTTTTCGTTTTATTCCTTAATGCTTCTATAGCTGAACACTATACCTATTCAGCTCCTGTTTAGCCTGCGTCACTGTATGTTTGCCGCCCCCAATGACCCTGAAACCATTTGAGACCAAAAGTGAGCCTCCTGGGAGCAGGCGGACACACAAACAGCCCGGCTGAGTGTGTGAAACTTTACCTTACAGAAGATATCATTCAGCGCCTGCAAACTGCACCGTCACGTTGGGTCCAAGTGACAAAGGAGCACCTGTGCgtatgcatgcatgcatgaGTGTTTATTGGCAACATACATTGGGTACCCTTAGTGAAGATGTAAAAAGAGCCTTggaataatttatattttattgcatgAGTTGCAagtaacactgaaaaaaaaaaactaggaaagaacaacttttaatttaagtacatttatttagtggtgaaaaaaaaatcctgttaggaattaattgctttttttttcactaaatcaGCTTTTCTGTAGGATGGATGTTTGGGAATAGTGAAAATGTATCATTATTCTGGTGAACGATTCAATAACTTTCCCCTTTCAGTGTAGTAGtttgttagatttttgttttaagttccAGATGGAACCATGCACTCTAACGAGGTTCCCAGGCCTGTTTGAAGAGAAACCGGCCCACAGCATGCCCACTGTTGATGCTAAACAGTGGTGTTACATGCCTGGcaggctgtttgtttcttttttccatcccCCTTTGTTTCTTCACAGGTACTAGGAAAAGCTGGTGTCAATCTCCTCTGATTGATCCTCATCAACTATGGGCCAATCAGCATGCAGGGAGGCCTTATTTAAGCAGCCCAGCTGGGGAGAGCGGGGAGCTGGCTTTGTTACCTGACACATGTCTTGTTGCTCTTTGTGTGAAGGTTTGTGGTGGGAGTTAGAGGGCGAGGTAAGTTTGGGGTACCCTGTACATTTCATCACGTAGGTGTATTTTCTGTTAGATACACTAGGTAAGGAGGTGGGTGCCACCCATGTAaagttttggtggaaactttTGTTAGATTAGATAAacagggtttttgttttctttttgtttccttagtTCAGACGGTAGTTAggccctgttttgttttattattttctatgatTTGGCACCCCCCTAACCGCCCCTTTCTCCCCCACAGTTTGTGTGAGCCTTCCGGGATTTTCGTTATCAATAAATCCCtcttttttacaacattcacCTGGACTCTGTCAAATGATTGTGGCTGTCGTGTTACTCCCCTCCtcacaaaaaaagggggggggcgTAACAGTGGGCATGAGgtacttttcctctttgttATATACAAAATGTGTCTGCAATGTTTATCTCAACCTTGGTCTCAAGTGACCAAAGCACAGAGTCCTAGTTAAATTCTCAGTCGTGTTTAgtaaacttaatatttatttgtgacGGTTGGAaagaaaactgttgtttttttcccccagcattCTTaccaaacaacttttttttttatgtggatcTCTTTTAACTTTTGTTAATAAGATTTGACAACTTCAAAATGCCACCTTCTGCTCTGGGTGTGAGCTGTGGAgactatttttttatatatatataactctACAAACAATCCTTCTTGGTATTCATGTGGCCTGTGGCTAAAAGTAATGAGCCTCTTTTTCacatcatgtttattttgtagagCCATGCTGTTCTAATTAGAGATTCATGGAAACCTTGAATCatgtgaaaaaagtaaagcataaataaaaaaagctcctCTTACCTCTATTCTAAATTAGTTCTCACATCAGTGTCTTTTAGAGAATTACTTCTTAACATTTAAACCCCTTTTTCCTTCTTGAATAGATTTAgcaaaaatgaattatttttgtatgtgAGCTACGCTGCcttgatgaaaaaatatttattttaatgtcttaaTGAGCAGATTTGtggaatgttaaaaaaaatccgcATTTTAACTCTTAATGTTGCTTTCAGGGGTAGGAAACACACACAGTACAttgctgtgaaaatgttctcaatttCTTTTGTCCCACTTAAATGGATCAAATCCTCAAACACATCTTATCTTAGCATCAGCCAAAgaaacctgagtaaatacaagaAGATACTTTTCAAacaatgattttattcattaataaaataaaactatctgGCCCAATATATAAAAGTAAATGTCCACTCtaataacagatttttccaTCCTATGCGGCAAAATCTACCATAAAGTCTTTGTTTACATCATTGAGAAGGAATTTTGTCCACACTTCTTTGCAGaattccatctatccatccattttctaacatcgTTGTCCCTACAGGGGTCAGAGGgctgctggtgtctatctccagctaacgttccgggcgagaggcgggatacaccctggacaggtcgccagtctgtcgcagggcaagaCAGATAGGACAAGcaaccatgcacagggagaatttagagagaccaatttacctaacagtcatgtttttggactgtgggaggaagccggagtacctggagagaacccacgcatgcaaagggaaaacatgcaaactccgtgcagaaagaccctgggcagAGAATTGAACCCAGCACCTTCTTGCTGAAAGGCAAAAGAGCTACCAACaacaccactgtgcagccctctttgcagaattattattttaaatccagCAACAATCAAGACTTTTTGAGCGTGACTGACCCTTTTAAGGTAAGAGTCATCTATGTCAGCATTTAAGACAAAATATGCGCTaaacatgatttttgttttttttgtgccttttaCAGGTACCactatttttctaaaacattgtGTCTTTAGCCAAAAGAATATTTTCAGGTTCATCAATGTGGTAATTTGTTTTTGGAATTGTCAGACtgctgttgcatgttttttatttaattttagataataGCTCTCTCTGTGCTTCAGTGGACTTACAGAAGagtaaaattgtaatttaacaaTAAGGGCGACTTTTTATCCTCCTCGAGTCAAGTTGGTTtggataatttttttcccttagattaatgaaataatcatttaagAACTTCTATTTTGAATTTACACAGGGTATTTTGTTCTGATATTAGAACTGATATCATGATTTTAAACATGTAAGTGtgacagaaatgcaaaaatggaGCTTATACTCATTGTTTGTAGGAGTTAGGTGTTCTCACATCCTCCTATCCATTCCTCCATGATCCAGTTTGAATTAACAAGACAGCTTTGGCTCAGACAGGTATCCTAAGCTTCAATGGTTGTGCACAAAGTTTAATTTGAAGGCAACCCCGCATGGTGCAGGAAAACTGCTCTTTAATGGTAACTCAGAACGCCTCCCTGCAGGGTTAAACTCATGTTCTGTGGGTAATGATACACCTGTGGTATTCCTGTCTGGCTCTTCCTGCCCACTGAAACAGGTGCAAGGAAGAGCAAATTTAAGAGAGAGTGAGAGTTCGACTTTGTAAGCACGTTGAAAATAATTATCATGCTCCCagcatcctcctcctctctcattTATCGCTCTTCTTAGTGCTGAGTTTGTGTCCCCTGAAGTCGTCGGAGTCGAAGGATCACACTGAAATCAATATGCTCAATTGCAAAAAGAAGGGATGATCCCTTCTCCGACCATGTTATTCAATCCCCCGCACTTAATGCTATGGAAATTGTCGCAGGACAAATCCACCGCTTCCAGATTATTTGTATGGATCGAACGATGCAAAccacatgaaaaaaaactcacctgtCCAGGTGGAAAGCAGCAATCTCAGCATTGTGTCTCTCAAAGTCGGAGAAGTAGAAGAAATCTGGAGGCGTTTCCTGCTCTCTGGTCTGCCTGGAAAACAAttgggatgtttttgttttattgagacAATTTAATTAgagtttagtttaaaaacatttagaacaaaaacacattatgaATGATTTATccttttgatattattttaatcttttttaatttaatctatgTGCAAACTGTTTCACCtccatcagtttgttttttaaatatatatattttttactcttcTGTGAGGTGAAACACATCTCAAGGCCTGCACCCATATCTAGGAAAGAAGCTGACGTGTGAGACCAAAGCCTGTGTGAACAAGTCTGCTGTAGGGAAGCTGGCCGGAATTCTTGTTCACGTCCTGCAGCCTCCTCTCAGctaacatgaacacacacacacacacacacacccacacacacccacaaattCAGTCGCACTCTCATTCAGGAGATATGGAGCTCTGCCAACCAAGTCATGGATCTGAGTCAGAAAATGTTAGAAGCCTCTTTGTATCtgactctcttgtctttcccttTTGCCTTTCCGCTCACCCTGGCTGACAGCGGACTTGTTTCTTTcgcttgatttttctttatctcGGCAGTACATATGTAGACCCACCTGCCAATAACCTTCTCCGTAAAAGCTTACACTAGCACAAACCAGACGAAGTGTGCACGCACCCATCTCTTATGTCTGCACCAATTCTCCACTGTATTAAAGTGAAAACTACATGGTTAAGTCAAGTGCTACTGTTACCTCCTCTTTTGCGTCTTATATTCATGTCGCACCGCAAAGGCAAAACACcgctagcaaaaaaaaatctttcctcCCATTACTTTACCTGTCATCGAAGCAACCATTTACCCATAAATCAACTCCTGCCTTTGAGATCCCTTCTTTGCCACCCAAAGCAACTAGGGGATTAAtgatctgtttattttcatggTAGGTTCTGCGTAGAAGGAAATAATCAGCAGCAAGTTTTAGGAGATCATCAACAGAGCTTTATTTACATAGCACCTTTCAGATGAAGAGACGTTTCTAAGTGCCTTTTGAGACTGGAACCATTAAAATAAACCCACACATGGCATGTTTAGCAGTACCACcacttttaaaatctgtttaagtaTAACAGGCCTACATGTATCATGCATGGTGGGAACCTAATGCTTCTTATAACTCTAAACACAACAACCCCGAGGTTAAAAAAGGATGGTAGAAACATCAAGATGTGACGTTTGATGGTTTGGAGCAACTACCCACATCAACAGCCCTGCTGGGGAAATCCAAATGAACCAAACGGGTTCAAATCCA
The DNA window shown above is from Xiphophorus couchianus chromosome 16, X_couchianus-1.0, whole genome shotgun sequence and carries:
- the fam20ca gene encoding extracellular serine/threonine protein kinase FAM20C; translation: MILFRKFRVLILMVFLVACTLHIMIDLLPKLEKRAAGADGEEGGCQCAQHPARDSQGWGKQRARSAAEAGWPNKHTLRILQDFSNEPSSNLTSHSLEKSAAGVDRAGDSRGRTGLSAKEHKPLIGDASVGRTASAQALSRLSALFEHPLYKVDLPPLTDDDTLFNVNNDIRFYPRATGNQGWHNEEGNEDEDEFSPTAEATAESYPNWLRFHIGINRYELYPRHSPVLDALLKDLVTQRITSVAMKSGGTQLKLIMTFQNYGQALFKPMKQTREQETPPDFFYFSDFERHNAEIAAFHLDRILDFRRVPPVAGRLVNMTSEIRDVTRDKKLWRTFFISPANNVCFYGECSYYCSTEHALCGKPDQIEGSLAAFLPDLSLAKRKTWRNPWRRSYHKRKKAEWEVDPDYCDEVKQTPPYDRGTRLLDIMDMTIFDFLMGNMDRHHYETFEKFGNETFIIHLDNGRGFGKHSHDELSILVPLSQCCRVRKSTHLRLQLLAKEEYQLSSLMEESLLRDRLSPVLIQPHLLAMDRRLRLVLQVLTGCIDKEGYVNVVEEDLSGDTATHRGPAHR